The genomic window ACGGCAGAACGAATAGAATCTACGCAATAGCCGTGGCTCGTGACCCAAGCAGTGATGCCAGTTTAAGTAATTTAGTGCTAACACAAAGTAATGGCACACCAATTCCACTGGCTGAGGATTTTGCTCAACTGCGACTCACCCGAATGCGACTATCACAGTGGATGATAATACGGTGGTTAGCGGTGAGCAGAGTGGAAACATTGAGCTAACCGAAGGCGGCGTGACAACGATTACGATTATCGTCACTGCGCAAGACAGAGATACGACAAAGACCTACGAAGTGGTCGTGGAACGCCCAGCTGTCGGTATCCGTGTCCGAATTAAGGTCTTCCTAGAGGGACCGCTACGCTAAACCTGTAGGAACTCAATCTATGGAGTTTTAGCCGGAAAATATCATACAAAACTGTCAAGACCATTGACCCTGTGCTGAATGATCAACAGTTTGGTGTTGTGATCTTGCTAATCCCAGTGAATAAGCGTTGCTTAAATCAGTATTGGTTTTGTTCGGTTTTCTTTTCTGTATTACCAGTTGATAGCAAAGCATTATCTTTATAAGCGATGCAGGATTTGATACTTTCA from Chromatiales bacterium includes these protein-coding regions:
- a CDS encoding cadherin-like beta sandwich domain-containing protein; amino-acid sequence: MDDNTVVSGEQSGNIELTEGGVTTITIIVTAQDRDTTKTYEVVVERPAVGIRVRIKVFLEGPLR